A window of the Vigna angularis cultivar LongXiaoDou No.4 chromosome 3, ASM1680809v1, whole genome shotgun sequence genome harbors these coding sequences:
- the LOC108326236 gene encoding ETO1-like protein 1, whose translation MRTFFTAESCKEAHPNALNPQSWLQVERGKLPKLSSQSSSSSIESLIKVPQPPILPFFKPVDYVKVLAQIHEELELCTPQEQSNLFLLQYQVFRGMRDVKLMRRSLRSAWQRANTVHEKIIFGAWLKYEKQGEELVAQLLTACGKCERVFEPINVESHISFDKVVISQDRVSMNDGNHTSQYVIFTVGDEKIVCDRQKISELSAPFHAMLKGCFRESLSETVDLSENNISPSGMRAIKYFSLTGSLLDVPQNLLVEISVFANKYCCERLKLACDRKLASLVSSREDALELMEYAVDQNSSVLGASCLQVLLRDIPNCLSDKRVVELFIHANRKELEVMVGPGIFALFCFLSEVSMNLSSSSDTTAHFLERLVDFAENDIQRMLAFHELGCVRLSRKEYDEAYGLYEKAAKAGHIYSVAGLARLDSIKGEKLLPYQKISSIICSGAPLGWMYQERSLYCDGDVRWKDLEKATELDPTLVYPYMYRSATLIRTENVEGALSEINRILGFKLSLECLELRFFIYLALEDYKAALRDVQAILTLCPSYKMFEGRVAASQLCTLVREHVEHWTTADCWARLYDCWSAVDDIESLSVIYQMLESDAAKGVLYFRQSLLLLRLSCPEAAMRSLQLAWEQASSEHERLVYEGWILYDSGHYEEGLQKAEESITIKRSFEAYFLKAYALADSSVDSSCSSTVISLLEDALKCPSDNLRKGQALNNLGSVYVDCGKLDAAEECYVKALKIQHTRAHQGLARVHFLRNDKAAALKEMTNLIERARNNASAYEKRSEYGDRELTKADLEMVTRLDPLRVYPYRYRAAVLMDNHKEEEAIGELSRAIAFKADLHLLHLRAAFHEHKGDVLSALRDCRAALSVDPNHQKMLELHYRVNSHEP comes from the exons ATGAGGACTTTCTTCACTGCGGAATCATGTAAAGAAGCACATCCTAATGCTTTAAACCCACAATCCTGGCTCCAAGTTGAAAGAGGCAAGCTTCCCAAGTTGTCATCGCAgtcctcatcttcatcaat AGAATCTCTAATCAAGGTCCCACAGCCACCTATACTCCCATTCTTCAAGCCTGTTGATTATGTGAAAGTTTTAGCTCAAATTCATGAAGAACTTGAGCTCTGCACTCCGCAGGAGCAGTCAAATCTGTTTTTGTTACAGTACCAGGTCTTTAGGGGCATGAGGGATGTTAAACTGATGCGGAGAAGCCTCCGGTCAGCTTGGCAGAGAGCAAACACTGTTCATGAGAAGATTATATTTGGAGCATGGCTGAAGTATGAGAAGCAAGGGGAAGAATTAGTTGCTCAGTTGCTAACAGCTTGTGGTAAATGTGAAAGGGTATTTGAACCCATAAATGTAGAAtctcatatttcttttgacaaagTTGTAATTTCCCAGGATAGAGTTTCCATGAATGATGGGAACCACACTTCACAGTATGTAATCTTTACAGTCGGAGATGAGAAGATAGTCTGTGATAGACAAAAGATTTCTGAACTTTCAGCACCATTTCATGCAATGCTAAAGGGGTGTTTCAGGGAATCGCTTTCTGAGACCGTCGATTTGTCTGAAAACAACATCTCTCCTTCAGGTATGAGGGCAATAAAGTATTTTAGCTTGACCGGCAGTTTGCTTGATGTCCCTCAGAATCTTTTGGTGGAGATATCAGTTTTTGCAAACAAGTATTGTTGCGAAAGACTAAAACTGGCCTGTGATAGAAAACTTGCATCCTTAGTTTCCTCCAGAGAAGATGCACTGGAACTCATGGAATATGCTGTGGACCAGAATTCATCTGTGCTTGGTGCTTCTTGTTTACAAGTGCTTTTACGCGATATTCCCAACTGTCTGAGTGACAAAAGGGTTGTGGAGTTATTTATTCATGCTAACAGGAAGGAGTTGGAAGTCATGGTTGGGCCTGGTATATTTGcacttttttgtttcttaagcGAAGTTTCTATGAACCTTAGTTCTAGTTCAGACACAACAGCTCATTTCCTGGAACGGTTGGTTGATTTTGCTGAAAATGACATACAGAGAATGCTGGCATTTCATGAATTGGGATGTGTAAGGCTTTCAAGGAAGGAATATGATGAAGCCTATGGTCTTTATGAGAAGGCTGCAAAGGCAGGCCATATTTATTCCGTTGCAGGTTTAGCTAGACTGGATTCTATAAAGGGTGAGAAGCTTTTACCTTATCAGAAGATAAGTTCAATCATTTGTTCTGGTGCTCCACTTGGATGGATGTACCAGGAAAGATCACTGTACTGTGATGGTGATGTGAGGTGGAAAGACCTTGAGAAAGCAACTGAACTTGACCCAACTCTTGTATATCCCTACATGTATAGGTCTGCCACTTTAATAAGGACAGAAAATGTTGAAGGTGCATTGTCTGAAATCAACCGGATTCTTGGCTTCAAACTTTCATTAGAGTGTTTGGAACTACGGTTTTTCATCTATCTGGCCCTTGAGGACTACAAAGCGGCACTCCGAGATGTTCAAGCAATTCTTACCCTGTGTCCATCTTATAAAATGTTTGAAGGGCGTGTAGCTGCATCTCAGCTCTGTACTCTTGTGCGTGAGCATGTTGAACATTGGACAACTGCAGATTGTTGGGCACGATTGTATGACTGTTGGTCTGCAGTTGATGATATTGAGTCTCTTTCTGTCATCTACCAGATGCTTGAATCTGATGCTGCCAAAGGTGTTCTATACTTCAGACAGTCGTTGCTTCTCCTTAG GCTAAGCTGTCCTGAGGCAGCCATGAGGAGTTTACAGTTAGCTTGGGAACAGGCATCAAGTGAGCATGAAAGGCTTGTGTATGAGGGGTGGATCTTGTATGATTCAGGACATTACGAAGAAGGGCTCCAAAAGGCTGAAGAGTCTATTACTATTAAAAGGTCTTTTGAGGCCTACTTCCTAAAAGCCTATGCATTGGCTGACTCTAGTGTAGATTCATCATGTTCTTCAACTGTCATTTCACTTCTGGAAGATGCCTTGAAGTGTCCTTCGGATAATCTGCGCAAGGGTCAG GCTCTAAACAATCTTGGAAGTGTTTATGTTGATTGCGGGAAACTAGACGCAGCAGAAGAATGCTATGTGAAGGCCCTTAAAATCCAGCACACGCGAGCCCATCAGGGTCTTGCTCGTGTTCATTTTCTCAGAAATGACAAGGCTGCTGCTTTGAAGGAAATGACCAATCTTATTGAGAGGGCAAGAAACAATGCTTCAGCTTACGAGAAGAGATCTGAGTATGGTGATCGTGAACTCACAAAGGCTGATCTGGAGATGGTCACTAGATTAGATCCTCTTCGGGTGTATCCTTATAGATATCGAGCAGCAG TTTTGATGGACAACCACAAGGAAGAGGAAGCCATTGGTGAACTCTCCAGAGCAATTGCATTTAAAGCTGATTTGCATCTGTTGCATCTTCGTGCAGCATTCCATGAACACAAGGGAGATGTCTTAAGTGCATTGAGAGATTGTCGTGCTGCACTCTCTGTTGACCCAAATCATCAGAAAATGTTGGAACTTCACTATCGTGTTAATAGTCACGAGCCATGA